A region of Haloplanus sp. XH21 DNA encodes the following proteins:
- a CDS encoding ATP-binding cassette domain-containing protein — MTDPAIDIDAVSVAFGGVDVLESVSTTVDEGRLVGLVGPNGAGKTTLLRVVNGVLTPDSGTVQVSGRRLDRLDSRATSRLVATVPQSTASTFAFDVRRIVAMGRTPHVDRFEGRTAADRRAVDDAMERASVAHLADRPVTEVSGGERQRVFLARALAQDTPVLLLDEPTSDLDVNHQVRTLELVRELVDEGRTVVAAIHDLDLAARYCDELRLLYDGRVQAAGAPDAVLTDTAVEAAFDTNATVARHPVTGSASVTAFTGDGDASGRVHVVGGGGSATPLLHRLAAAGFDLSVGAVGTADPDAETARALDGDLVTVPPYAPVDAETADAVAERIRRADAVVVADVPLATGNLPTLTAVADAATPTVVVDGRPLAERNTAGAAGERVHAALRTRGTVVGSADVVDAVRRAVARAEDAPDDADPRPPTVDDPRP, encoded by the coding sequence CGACCGTCGACGAGGGGCGACTCGTCGGCCTCGTCGGGCCCAACGGCGCGGGCAAGACGACGCTGCTCCGCGTCGTCAACGGCGTGCTCACCCCCGATTCGGGAACCGTTCAGGTGTCCGGGCGGCGACTCGACCGTCTCGATTCGCGGGCGACGAGTCGGCTCGTGGCGACCGTCCCCCAGTCGACCGCGTCGACGTTCGCGTTCGACGTTCGGCGGATCGTCGCAATGGGCCGAACCCCACACGTCGACCGGTTCGAGGGTCGAACGGCGGCCGACCGCCGCGCCGTCGACGACGCGATGGAGCGAGCGTCGGTCGCCCACCTCGCCGACCGCCCCGTGACCGAGGTGAGCGGCGGCGAGCGCCAGCGCGTGTTCCTCGCTCGCGCCCTCGCCCAGGACACGCCCGTCCTCCTGCTCGACGAACCGACGTCGGATCTCGACGTGAACCACCAGGTGCGAACGCTCGAACTCGTGCGGGAGCTAGTCGACGAGGGTCGCACCGTCGTCGCCGCCATCCACGACCTAGATCTCGCGGCGCGCTACTGCGACGAACTCCGCCTCCTCTACGACGGGCGCGTGCAAGCGGCCGGGGCACCCGACGCGGTCCTCACCGACACGGCGGTCGAAGCGGCCTTCGATACGAACGCGACGGTCGCTCGCCACCCCGTCACCGGATCGGCGTCCGTGACCGCGTTCACCGGCGATGGCGACGCCTCGGGGCGCGTCCACGTCGTCGGTGGCGGCGGCAGCGCCACGCCCCTGCTCCACCGCCTCGCCGCCGCCGGGTTCGACCTCTCGGTCGGCGCCGTCGGCACTGCTGATCCCGACGCCGAGACGGCCCGCGCGCTCGACGGTGACCTGGTGACCGTCCCGCCCTACGCGCCGGTCGATGCCGAGACAGCAGACGCCGTCGCCGAGCGGATCCGCCGCGCCGACGCCGTCGTCGTCGCTGACGTGCCGCTGGCGACCGGGAACCTCCCGACTCTCACCGCCGTCGCCGACGCGGCGACGCCGACCGTCGTCGTCGACGGCCGTCCGCTCGCGGAGCGAAACACGGCCGGTGCGGCTGGCGAGCGCGTCCACGCCGCCCTCCGGACGCGCGGGACGGTCGTCGGTTCCGCCGATGTCGTCGACGCGGTCCGCCGCGCCGTGGCCCGGGCGGAGGACGCTCCCGACGATGCCGACCCACGACCCCCGACGGTCGACGACCCTCGGCCGTAG